The segment TCCAAAAATTGCGCAAGAGTTGACGGAAGCCATTGCGAGTGAAATTGTCGAACGTAAAACGATCGCGGAGTAGGAATAATTTCAATTACATGTAGTTGAAATTATTTCTGCTGCATCACCAAATTATGGTATGATAAAAGAAACGAGGGGGAATAAAAATGACACAATTCCAAGCTCACCAAAAGAAAAAGAATCTAACACTAACTCCGCAGCAACTGGCAATTTATAAACAAAGCAAGGTGCTCGAAGCGACAGACGAAGCGGGGGATTATTTCTACCTGTTTTTTTATAAAAATGATTTCCTAACAGGGATACACGCAGATGATATTGACACCGACACGCATGTTCATCGTGCATTTACGGAAGGACTTCACTTCGAAGGATCGCATCCATTAACCAAGCAATTAATCCGCGCCTATAGGAACATCCACTTTCTTCCTATTGAAAAACTCTATAAAAAAATCCAAGATACCTCCTATTCCCAGTTAGAAACTGCACTGATCAAAACGTACTTCGATGCCTTCTCGTCTACCGATTCCATTCATAAAGTACTCAAAGATACCTTTAACCACTACCAACGAAATGGCCAATCACTCGCGTCCTATCAATTATTAAATATTTACTTAAACTATGATAATACCAATACCTTTGCACGCGATATGATTAGTGGCGCGCAATTCAAAAACCAATCAAAAATGTATCAAGATTTGGAAAAGCTGTCAGAAAAAGATCCTATTCAATTGGAATCCCTATGTTTTGATAACTTATACCATACAGAGCATGTAATGATGCTTCTTCAATTATATAAGGAACAAAATCGCTGGACAGATGAACTCGCATTAAGAATCACCTTACTCAAATCCCACTTTACACCTGAAAATTTCACAGCAATCCGAGTAATGATTGAGCCGCTACCCACCGACGAGCAGATGACGTTATTACAGGAATTGAATCAATCCAACAACAATCCTGTCTTGCACGAAGCATTAATCACTAAACTGCTCGCATCCGGCAAACCAAATGACATCCTTGAATTCATGATGACAACGAAGGTTCAGCCAGACGAAGAACAATTAACAGGAATAATAACCCACATCGAACAAGCTGGTCTCACAGATCTGACTTCATTTTTTAAAAACGGCAATTACCGATTGTTGGAACTTAGTAAAAACCCACAAACAATAGAACGACTGGCTACCCCATTCATTTCATCCTTTCTGCAAGACCATACTATAGGCGAAATCCTCGATTGGTTTCAACCATTCCGTGACGCAAATTTCCACCTCCCAGTCGAACAAAAGCTATTGAAAATGCAAACATTAGTTGACGACCCTGACCGTCAATTCAATTTAGGAGAATTATATCTATACTTTCGCCAATTGGAAAAAGCACTCGATTGCTTTAAATGGGAAGTGGAACTAGATCCCCAAGCACACAGCTCCGTAAAATATGTTGCAAAAATTTATCAGGAGCTGGGGTATCCGGACGAAGCTGCTGCTTATCAGCAGTTGCTGCAGATGCAGAAATAGGATTCATAGTCTTACTTCTACAATTACTATCGAATAAACCCCAGAGTTTGGTGGCATTTTAAGCGCAAAAATAATTTGCCATAAAACGCCCCATTTCTGGAGCTTTTTTCGATTGTACTTTGTAGAATCGTATCTATATCATAAAAAGCCGTTCACCTTCATATATATCATGAAAATGAACAGCTTTCGTAAATGATTTTTGTTCTCAAATAATTCCATGCCTTTTCAACATGTTTTATTGAAAATATTTCAACAGAAAACCCTCAAAATTGACCAACCTAGCTATGTCCAACTTCTCACGTTGTCTTTCTATTATTTTTACCAAATAATGAGTCTTCTATATACAGTCATATTATGTTCGTCTCTTCCCAAACCACCACCCGATTAATGGTGGCACACCAATGACTATCACCAAAATTCGAGTCAGCTGCAGTGCACTGACAATTGCAGGATCTCCGCCGACATTATAAGCCGTTAAGACCATTTCGAATAACCCGCCAGGAGCAATACTTAAAATCGCAGTAGCATAATTCAGTGTTGTAAAATTAGCTAGTATAATACCCAGCCCAAAAGCAATAAGTATGAGAACAATAGATAGACCAAAGTAGACAAAACAATATTTCCCGCCCAATTTCAAATCCCGGAACAAAATATTTTTCCCGAGACCAGCACCAATCATTACTTGACCGGCGTTCATCAAAAACGGCGGAACAGCCGCCAATTCGATCGGGCTGACGTTCATTACCGCGGTAACACCAAGTGCACCGATGATAATTCCAGCCGGGATCTTATTGCGTACGAGCAGCGCAACTAGCACAGGGATAATAAACCATAAATAGCTCCAACCCCCGGCAGTCGCGCCTGCTACTGTTTGATTCGCAGCAGCTTGTGCCTCTTCAGAAAAAAGATACGTCATTGCTGTTGGAATCGTAAAAAGTACGGTCATTAGTCGGATCGTTTGGAAAATAACGACGAAAGCGGATTTTGCATGTAGTGCTTCGCTGGCTATCGTCATCTCTGTCAAACCACCAGGAATACTTGCGAAAATACTTGTGATTTTATCCACAGTAATCCATTTTGTCACAATGACTCCCAGCATAATACTTGCCAGAATTAAGACACAGGTTAATAGAATATAAGGAAGAAAATACGGCCAAATCGTCTGGAATGTTTCTGCTGTAAAATATAACCCAAAATAGATTCCGATAATAATTAATCCGGCATTTTTAATCGAATCCGGCAACGAGGCTTCTCTTTTTGTAAATCCTTGCCAGAGCATGACAAATGTCAGGGCGCCCAATAACCATGGAAGCGGGAGGCTCAGGATGTTGAAAAGGTAGCCGCCAAGTGTAGCTATGCTGATCGTTTCGATTAAACGTTGGATTTGTGTGTTTTTCATGAAGGAAACTCCTTTATCTATACACTGCTATCATACAGGAAATAGGCGATTTTTGGAATGATTGTTATTGATTTACATCTGCGTCAGAATTGTGAAAAAGGTGGGTTTCATTTAAAATGATGTAAAATGTAATAGATTAATATCTCCAAACGATTGGATGTGTACCTATGACGAAGAAGATTGGAATTGACGCGGGCGGATCACTGGTAAAACTGGCATATGAAGAGCGAGGACAAATACATGTGAAAACATATTCTATTGAAGAGATGGATCAGCTCCTCAACTGGTTACGGTTCATTTCGCCAGACGCAGTTCTCTATTTGACTGGTGGAAAGAGTGGCTATTTGCAAAGTGTTGTGCAACAGTCCAGCCATCAAATAGATGAATTTGAAGCCACCGCAGAAGGAACACGTTTTTTATTAAAGCAGGAAAAAAATATATTTGAAGAAGATTTTATTTTAGTAAGTGTTGGGACAGGAACTTCCATCTATCACGTAACTGCAAATGCCCATGAACGGCTCCTCGGGAGTGGAATTGGTGGAGGTGCACTGATGGGGATTGGTCACTCATTACAGGGAAAAGTGATTTTCATGAGCTGGTTAATCTCGCAAAAGAAGGAAGTTATACAGGCAGTGATTTACTGGTCAAGGACATCTACGCACCGAATGAACCGCCGCTCTTAGGTGATTTAACCGCAGCTAATTTTGGAAAGGCGCATCTGAATAAAGATGCTACAGAGTACGATCACATGGCAAGCCTGATCAAGTTAATCGGCGAAACGCTCATTTTGCTGTCCACCCAGGCTGCCGGATCACAGCAGGTTGAAAGGGTTGTTTTTACAGGAAGTACGTTAAATGGCAATGAGCCACTTAAAAATGTGTTAGGTGGCTTTCAGGATATGATGGCCTATGAACCGGTATTTCTGGAGAAAGGTGCTCATGCTGGGGCGATTGGGGCTTTGATGGTGTAATAAAATAGATTGAAGCAATTATAAGCGCCCTAGCAAAAACTGAAAATGTAAAAAATGCATTAAATAAAATGTACCCTATAAGCAGGTAAGTGTCTACTCTATAGGGTACATTTTACAGATGGCAATAGCTTTTTATCCTATAAGTTCTCAAGTTTGATAGAATCATGTAATAGAAGTCGTCGGGTACAGTTTCAGAACCCAACAATCAAACCCCTCGCTTATTCCCCCATAAATACGTATGTAGCTGCGGGAGCACTCGCACATCTTTCAATACGTTACTTTCCATTACCTGGTCAATTAATAGCTCGTATTTACCTAGTAAATGATCGAGTAAATTTTCGTTATTGTCAGTCTCGGTTTCATCATTCCCAACCTGAAGATATAGCGTAACAGCTGGGTATCGCTGATGTAGTTCCGTTGCGTAACGCAAATCATCTTGATCAAAAATAACAATCTTCAAACTAAAATCGCCTGCTTGCGTTTGTTGCAATGATTCGATGATAAAATCCAGTGTGTCAAAATTTGTTTTCATTCCTGAACTTGGCGGTTTAGGCGAAAGGGTCAGGTCATCAATTTTCGTAAACCAGTCCTGCCATCTGCTACCTTGCGTTTCCAAGGCCACTTTTATCTGGTGATCATGCAATAAATCTACCAATTCATCAATTTGACGTAGTAATCCAGGATTTCCGCCAGATAGCGTAACATGTCCGAAGTGATCGCCGCCTTTTTCACTTAAAACATCCATAATTTCTTTCGGTTCCATCATTTGAATTGCATTTTTTTCAGATCCATCCCATGTAAACTTTGAGTCACACCAGGAGCAGGAATAATCACAACCAGCCGTTCGCACAAACATGGTCTTTCTTCCGATCACCATACCTTCTCCCTGAATGGTCGGACCAAATATTTCCAGCACAGGCAGCTTCATTATTTTCCTACCTCCTTTGGTCGATAAATACAATAACTTGTAGGTGTTTCCCTTAAATAGACCTGCAAGCACACCGGCTGGTTCGACAATGTATGTAAATAATCCTGAACGATCTCATAAATGGTACGGGCGACAACCTCAGTCGTAGGGAAAAATGTAGCATCATCATCGGAAAAAGCAGCATCCTTATTCAATATTTCATGGTCAAATCGTTTATGGATTAAATCCTTGATTGCTTTAAAATTCACCAGAAATCCAGTATCATCCAAATCATCGCCAACGATAGTAATATTGGTAAAATAAGTATGTCCATGCGTCACTTTGCACTTTCCGGCATCTTCGTGCGGAATGTAATGGGCTGCTGCAAAATGAAAATCCTTGTTCAACTCATATGCATAGGAATGCGGGGACACGGGATAAATTTGCTGCATCATTCTACTATCACCCCGGCTTTCCTCTTCTCATAATTT is part of the Virgibacillus sp. NKC19-16 genome and harbors:
- a CDS encoding tetratricopeptide repeat protein, whose protein sequence is MTQFQAHQKKKNLTLTPQQLAIYKQSKVLEATDEAGDYFYLFFYKNDFLTGIHADDIDTDTHVHRAFTEGLHFEGSHPLTKQLIRAYRNIHFLPIEKLYKKIQDTSYSQLETALIKTYFDAFSSTDSIHKVLKDTFNHYQRNGQSLASYQLLNIYLNYDNTNTFARDMISGAQFKNQSKMYQDLEKLSEKDPIQLESLCFDNLYHTEHVMMLLQLYKEQNRWTDELALRITLLKSHFTPENFTAIRVMIEPLPTDEQMTLLQELNQSNNNPVLHEALITKLLASGKPNDILEFMMTTKVQPDEEQLTGIITHIEQAGLTDLTSFFKNGNYRLLELSKNPQTIERLATPFISSFLQDHTIGEILDWFQPFRDANFHLPVEQKLLKMQTLVDDPDRQFNLGELYLYFRQLEKALDCFKWEVELDPQAHSSVKYVAKIYQELGYPDEAAAYQQLLQMQK
- a CDS encoding AbrB family transcriptional regulator, with the translated sequence MKNTQIQRLIETISIATLGGYLFNILSLPLPWLLGALTFVMLWQGFTKREASLPDSIKNAGLIIIGIYFGLYFTAETFQTIWPYFLPYILLTCVLILASIMLGVIVTKWITVDKITSIFASIPGGLTEMTIASEALHAKSAFVVIFQTIRLMTVLFTIPTAMTYLFSEEAQAAANQTVAGATAGGWSYLWFIIPVLVALLVRNKIPAGIIIGALGVTAVMNVSPIELAAVPPFLMNAGQVMIGAGLGKNILFRDLKLGGKYCFVYFGLSIVLILIAFGLGIILANFTTLNYATAILSIAPGGLFEMVLTAYNVGGDPAIVSALQLTRILVIVIGVPPLIGWWFGKRRT
- the queE gene encoding 7-carboxy-7-deazaguanine synthase QueE, with the protein product MKLPVLEIFGPTIQGEGMVIGRKTMFVRTAGCDYSCSWCDSKFTWDGSEKNAIQMMEPKEIMDVLSEKGGDHFGHVTLSGGNPGLLRQIDELVDLLHDHQIKVALETQGSRWQDWFTKIDDLTLSPKPPSSGMKTNFDTLDFIIESLQQTQAGDFSLKIVIFDQDDLRYATELHQRYPAVTLYLQVGNDETETDNNENLLDHLLGKYELLIDQVMESNVLKDVRVLPQLHTYLWGNKRGV
- a CDS encoding 6-pyruvoyl trahydropterin synthase family protein translates to MMQQIYPVSPHSYAYELNKDFHFAAAHYIPHEDAGKCKVTHGHTYFTNITIVGDDLDDTGFLVNFKAIKDLIHKRFDHEILNKDAAFSDDDATFFPTTEVVARTIYEIVQDYLHTLSNQPVCLQVYLRETPTSYCIYRPKEVGK